Genomic segment of Aliarcobacter trophiarum LMG 25534:
TTTACTAAATGGACTTTTTTATCCAAATAAAGATATAAACAATCCTTATGAAACAAAAAGAAAAAGCCAACAATTAGGTCTTTTTGATGATTTTATAGAGTTAGGGTCTGTTTCAAAATTTAAAGATTGTAATTTTGAAGAGGCATTTTTAAGTAATCCCATACTAAAACACCCTAAATTAGGAGTTGATGGAGCTAAATATATTTATGATTTATATCTTCTTTTAAAACAGTTAAAAAGAACAAAAAATCCAGAAACAATGGTTACATCAATTAGCTCTTCAATGATTTATTCAAGATTAAAAGATATGTTATCAACAAAAAGAGCAACACAAAAAGATGGAACAATAAACCCTATACAAAAAACAAAATCTTTGGCAAAGATAAATAGAAAAGCTATGTTATTAAAGAATTTATCAAGAAACTTCTCTGATTTATCAAAATTTATTAACTCAATGATTTTAGGTGGAAGTGAACTTAGCGAAGGAGAAGGAGTTAATCTTTTATCAATTCATGCAAGTAAAGGTTTAGAATTTAAAGAGGTTTATATAATAGATTTAATGGATGGAAGATTTCCAAATAGAAAGCTCATGAGTAAAGGTGGAAGTCTTGAAGAAGAGAGAAGACTTTTTTATGTTGCAGTTACAAGAGCAAAGGATATTTTATATCTCTCTTTTGCAAAATATGATAAATTAAAAAAAATAAGTTTTGTTGCTAGCCCATTCTTAAGGGAAGCTGGAATGATAATAGAAGATAAAGAATAGTTATATTAATATCAAAATTTCAAAATATTAATATTTTTTTAGGATATATATGGAAAAGATTATTTTAATTATTACAATTTGTACAATAATAATGATTTCGCCTCTTGTTTCAAAACTTATAAAAGCGCCTGTTGTAGTCGTAGAGATAATTTTAGGATTAATTTGTGGTTATATTGGGCTTATTTATGGCGATGAGACTTTGAAACTGGTTGCTAAATTTGGTTTTATATATCTTATGTTTTTAGCAGGTTTAGAGATAAATTTTAAACTAGTAAAAATAATAAAAGCTACAATGACCATAAATGTAATACTATATTTTGTTCTTTTATATTCACTAGCAGGTGCTGTTTGCTGGTTTTTTAATTTAGGCTTAACATATTTTGTAGCCATTCCAATATTCTCTTTGGGAATGTTAATGATGTTAATAAAAGAGTATGGTAAAGATGAACCTTGGTTAAATCTAGCTTTATCTATTGGAGTTGTAGGTGAAATTGTAAGTATTTTGGCACTTACACTATTTTCTAGTTGGACAGAAAATAGTGGTTTAAGTAGTGGATTTTTTATATCAATTTTAACAATTGTTAGTGTAATAATAGGTACAATTTTACTTCTTAGATTCTCTTATATGCTTTTTTGGTGGTTTCCAGAGGTTAAAAAATATTTAATTCCAGATAGTACAGATGATAAACACGATCAAGATATAAGATTTTCTATCTCTTTACTTTTAATTTTAGTATCAATCATGCTTATTTTAAAAATAGATGTTGTTTTAGGGGCATTTACTGCTGGACTCTTTTTTAAAATGTTTTTTATGCAAAGACAAGAGTTGCTACATAAAATAGAGTCTTTTGGATTTGGTTTCTTTGCACCAATTTTCTTTATATATACTGGTTCAACAGTAAAACTAGATATGATAACTTTAGATATTTTAAAACATGCTCTATTTATAATAATAACTATTATATCTATAAGATTAATTAGTTCATTTTTAGTATTCTTAAAATATCTAAAACCAAAACAAACAACACTATTTGCATTAAGTGATTCAATGCCACTTACCTTTATGGTTGCAATTGCAATGATTTCATATAACTATGGTTTAATAACACAAGAAGAGTATTTTTCATTCATAATAGCAAGTATGTTAGATGGCTTATTTTTAATGATGTTAATTAGAAAATTATATAAGTTTTTTAAATTAGATATAAAGCCTGTAGAAAGTAAATTTTAATACTTTATAAACTAAACAAATTCAAGATATAACAAATATTTATATATGCTACTTATATGCTATTTTTTACTACTTTTTAATAATTATCCTATAAGAAAAATTAATATTTTAAGTTTTATTTCAACTTATAAAACCTATAATTAAAGTTCAGAACTATTTAAATAATAGTCAATTTTATTAGGAGGTTAGCTTGAAAAATAGTAAAGTTTTAACAAAACAAGAAAACTCTTTGCCAAAAATTATTAACAGCAGAAGAGACTTTTTCAAAAAAACTGCTATGTACTCAGCTGGGGCAATAAGTGCGGCATCAATTTTATCGCCTGTCTCTTTAAGAGCTGACGATAATGCAATTATCAAAGAAGCTCCTTGGGGACAAAAACTAGGAGACCCTGTAGATAAAAATCTATATGGTATTCCTTCACCTTATGAGCATAACAATATAAGAAGAACTCACAATCTTCTATCTTCAGGTGATGCTTATGCATCAATATCAATGTGCCCTATTCACGAAAGTGAAGGAATAATCACTCCAAATGGACTATTCTTTACAAGAAACCATGGAGGAACTGCTCATGTAGATCCAAATGAGTTTAGGCTAATGATTCATGGAAAAGTAAAAAGAGAGGTTGTTTTAACACTAGAAGATATAAAAAGATATCCTAGTGAAACACGAACTTATTTTATAGAGTGTCCTGCAAATGGAAGTCCTGAATGGAGAGGACCACAATTTAATAGCTTACAATTTATGAAAGGTATGATGAGTTCAGCACAATGGACTGGAGTTATGCTTAAAACAATACTAGATGATATTGGTTTAGATAAAGATGCTGTTTGGATGTTAGCAGTTGGAAGCGATAATGCTTCAAATCCACGAACAATTCCAGTTGAAAAAGCCCTTGATGATGTTATGGTTGTTTGGGGACAAAATGGAGAAGCTTTAAGACCTGAACAAGGTTACCCAATAAGACTTGTTGTTCCAGGATGGGAAGGAAATTTAAATACTAAATGGCTAAATAGATTAGAGTTTAGTGACAAACCTTGGCACGCAAAAGAAGAGACTTCAAAATATACTATGCTTCAAAAAGATGGAAGAGCTATAAGATTTTTCTGGGTAAATGAAGTAAATAGTGTAATTACAAAGCCTTGTCCTGAGAAACCTTGGACACACCTAAAAGCTGGTGATATGGTAGAGATTGAAGGTCTTGCATGGAGTGGACATGGAACTATAAAAGGAGTTGATATCTCTTTTGATGGTGGAAACAATTGGGTTGAAGCAAAACTAAAAGGTTTAGTATTGCCAAAATCATGGACACGATTTAGCTATATTTATAAATGGAATGGAAAACCACTTCTACTATCAAGCAGAGCTTATGACGATTTTGGAAACATTCAACCTACAATAGACCAAGAGACAAAAGCTGTTGGAGTTGAAAGTGTTTATCATAGAAATGCAATAGTTACTTGGGAAATTACTTCAAAAGGAGAGTGTAACAATGTTCAAATTAGAAAACATAACAAAGTTTAAAAATACTATTCTAAGTATTGGATTAGCTACACTTTTAGTAAGTTTTGCTGAAGCTTCTTCTACATCTTCTGTTGATGGAGCTGTTAAATATCCTATAAAAGATGGTAAATATACACAATATCATATAAACCCTCAAAGTATAAAAGGGTTTAATCTAGGTAGAGATGCTACTAAAAAAGAGATAGATGCTTGGAATAAAGATGTAATGTATGATGGAACAGGT
This window contains:
- the soxC gene encoding sulfite dehydrogenase codes for the protein MKNSKVLTKQENSLPKIINSRRDFFKKTAMYSAGAISAASILSPVSLRADDNAIIKEAPWGQKLGDPVDKNLYGIPSPYEHNNIRRTHNLLSSGDAYASISMCPIHESEGIITPNGLFFTRNHGGTAHVDPNEFRLMIHGKVKREVVLTLEDIKRYPSETRTYFIECPANGSPEWRGPQFNSLQFMKGMMSSAQWTGVMLKTILDDIGLDKDAVWMLAVGSDNASNPRTIPVEKALDDVMVVWGQNGEALRPEQGYPIRLVVPGWEGNLNTKWLNRLEFSDKPWHAKEETSKYTMLQKDGRAIRFFWVNEVNSVITKPCPEKPWTHLKAGDMVEIEGLAWSGHGTIKGVDISFDGGNNWVEAKLKGLVLPKSWTRFSYIYKWNGKPLLLSSRAYDDFGNIQPTIDQETKAVGVESVYHRNAIVTWEITSKGECNNVQIRKHNKV
- a CDS encoding cation:proton antiporter, with the translated sequence MEKIILIITICTIIMISPLVSKLIKAPVVVVEIILGLICGYIGLIYGDETLKLVAKFGFIYLMFLAGLEINFKLVKIIKATMTINVILYFVLLYSLAGAVCWFFNLGLTYFVAIPIFSLGMLMMLIKEYGKDEPWLNLALSIGVVGEIVSILALTLFSSWTENSGLSSGFFISILTIVSVIIGTILLLRFSYMLFWWFPEVKKYLIPDSTDDKHDQDIRFSISLLLILVSIMLILKIDVVLGAFTAGLFFKMFFMQRQELLHKIESFGFGFFAPIFFIYTGSTVKLDMITLDILKHALFIIITIISIRLISSFLVFLKYLKPKQTTLFALSDSMPLTFMVAIAMISYNYGLITQEEYFSFIIASMLDGLFLMMLIRKLYKFFKLDIKPVESKF